From the Clostridiales bacterium FE2011 genome, one window contains:
- the rsmB gene encoding 16S rRNA (cytosine(967)-C(5))-methyltransferase RsmB, with amino-acid sequence MKEQRTMEGLAARRIALKVIRKVTEDGAYAALALDAELKGCGLGNADRRLVSRLVYDTLDHLIYLDWALAQVMAKPDTDIKLINILRLGACQILLEDRIPESAATNLCVQLCAELGMPGLKGVCNGILRNLIRKKDELVMPDAEKEPDKAASIRYSVPEWIWKRLKTDYGEEAESILSYRNPEEGWTLRPNLTRLDDAEFEKLLGKKIWKKEKTELPHAWKITGAMDISRDADYLAGNYSIQSGGSMLACLALGVKRGQQILDCCAAPGGKTCYLAELMGGTGRIQAWDIHEHRVALIEAQARRLGLENIRPMVRDACRLREDLTGTMDAVLLDAPCSGLGFMAQKPDLKLRVTEESVKELTELQERLLDTVSAYVKPGGTLVYSTCSILKDENEHQAERFLERHPEFEKAALPMSVPEKYRSRYSMGLQLLEHRDGLEGFYLIRMRRKDD; translated from the coding sequence ATGAAGGAACAGAGAACCATGGAAGGGCTGGCAGCCAGAAGGATCGCACTGAAGGTTATCCGGAAAGTGACGGAAGACGGCGCTTACGCCGCATTGGCTCTGGACGCGGAACTGAAAGGATGCGGGCTCGGAAACGCAGACCGCAGACTTGTATCCAGGCTCGTATATGACACGCTGGATCATCTGATCTATCTGGACTGGGCTCTGGCACAGGTGATGGCGAAACCGGATACGGACATCAAGCTGATCAATATTCTGCGTCTCGGCGCATGTCAGATCCTGCTGGAAGACCGGATTCCGGAGAGCGCTGCAACCAATCTCTGTGTACAGCTGTGCGCAGAACTGGGCATGCCCGGACTGAAAGGGGTCTGTAACGGCATCCTGAGAAATCTGATCCGGAAAAAAGACGAACTTGTGATGCCTGACGCAGAAAAGGAACCGGATAAAGCCGCTTCGATCCGTTACAGCGTTCCGGAGTGGATCTGGAAAAGGCTGAAAACTGATTACGGAGAGGAAGCAGAATCAATTCTTTCATACCGCAATCCGGAAGAAGGATGGACGCTGCGTCCGAATCTTACCCGGCTGGATGATGCCGAATTTGAGAAACTGCTGGGCAAAAAAATCTGGAAGAAAGAGAAAACAGAACTGCCTCATGCGTGGAAAATTACCGGAGCGATGGATATATCGCGGGATGCGGATTATCTGGCGGGTAATTATTCCATCCAGAGCGGCGGAAGCATGCTTGCCTGCCTTGCCTTGGGAGTGAAGCGGGGACAGCAGATCCTTGACTGCTGTGCCGCACCGGGCGGAAAAACATGCTATCTTGCCGAACTGATGGGCGGTACCGGAAGGATTCAGGCCTGGGATATACATGAACACAGGGTTGCGCTGATTGAAGCTCAGGCCAGAAGGCTGGGGCTTGAGAATATCCGTCCCATGGTGCGGGATGCATGCCGGCTTCGGGAAGATCTGACAGGCACAATGGATGCAGTATTGCTTGACGCACCATGTTCCGGACTGGGATTCATGGCCCAGAAACCGGACCTGAAACTGCGGGTAACGGAAGAAAGCGTAAAAGAGCTGACAGAACTGCAGGAACGGCTGCTGGATACAGTTTCCGCTTATGTGAAACCAGGCGGAACGCTGGTGTATTCCACTTGTTCCATCCTGAAGGACGAGAACGAGCATCAGGCGGAACGTTTTCTGGAAAGACATCCGGAGTTTGAAAAGGCAGCCCTTCCCATGAGCGTGCCGGAAAAATACCGCAGCAGGTACAGCATGGGACTTCAGCTGCTGGAGCACAGGGACGGACTGGAAGGTTTCTACCTGATCAGAATGAGGAGAAAAGATGACTGA
- the rlmN gene encoding 23S rRNA (adenine(2503)-C(2))-methyltransferase RlmN, translating to MTELTGMTCDEITAWVKDQGYPAFRGKQIFRWIHQGADFEEMTNLPAAMREKLQQEAVAQPVSIRLQRKSPLDGTVKFLYALKDGNCVEGVLMRYKYGVSLCISTQVGCRMGCRFCASTLEGRVRDLTAGEMLGEVLCANRYLSPEDIRVSHVVLMGSGEPLDNYDNVIRFLRLLREEEGIRLSIRNVSLSTCGIVPKMYQLAEENLPVTLCVSLHAPNDEIRKMTMPVAYTWSIPEILEACRNYIRKTGRRVIFEYALSDGVNAGEEQAKELASILRGMQCHVNLIPLNTVEERDMKGISEDKVRRFLKILQDNNISATRRREMGDDIEGACGQLRRKTINSSKGE from the coding sequence ATGACTGAACTGACCGGTATGACCTGCGATGAAATAACCGCGTGGGTCAAAGACCAGGGATACCCGGCATTCCGGGGAAAACAGATTTTCCGGTGGATCCATCAGGGAGCGGATTTTGAGGAAATGACCAATCTGCCTGCCGCCATGCGTGAAAAACTGCAGCAGGAAGCGGTTGCACAGCCTGTCAGTATCCGTCTGCAGCGTAAAAGTCCGCTGGATGGTACCGTGAAGTTCCTTTACGCGCTGAAGGACGGCAACTGCGTGGAAGGCGTACTGATGCGGTATAAATACGGCGTCAGTCTGTGCATATCCACACAGGTGGGCTGCCGTATGGGATGCAGATTCTGTGCCTCGACACTGGAAGGCAGGGTCAGGGATCTCACCGCGGGAGAAATGTTGGGAGAAGTTCTGTGCGCGAATCGTTACCTGTCTCCGGAAGATATCCGGGTCAGCCATGTGGTGCTGATGGGAAGCGGAGAACCGCTTGACAACTATGATAATGTCATCCGATTTCTACGGCTTCTGCGGGAAGAAGAAGGGATACGGCTCAGTATCCGGAATGTATCGCTTTCCACCTGCGGGATCGTACCGAAGATGTACCAGCTTGCCGAGGAAAATCTACCGGTGACACTCTGCGTATCGCTGCATGCGCCCAACGATGAAATCCGGAAAATGACCATGCCGGTTGCTTATACGTGGTCCATTCCCGAAATCCTGGAAGCATGCAGGAATTATATCCGGAAAACCGGAAGACGGGTGATCTTCGAATACGCCCTGTCTGACGGTGTCAATGCAGGGGAAGAGCAGGCAAAAGAACTTGCGTCCATCCTGCGGGGGATGCAGTGCCATGTGAACCTGATTCCGCTGAACACCGTGGAGGAAAGGGATATGAAAGGGATTTCCGAGGATAAGGTCAGGAGGTTCCTCAAAATTCTTCAGGATAATAATATTTCAGCAACCCGGAGACGGGAAATGGGCGATGACATAGAAGGCGCATGCGGCCAGCTGCGCAGAAAGACAATAAACAGCTCAAAGGGAGAGTAA
- the def gene encoding peptide deformylase: MAIRKIVTLGDDALRKHCKPQEKFDKRLATLLKDMADTMYKAEGVGLAAPQVGILRRIAVVDVTEDHSGLLEMVNPEIIEREGEQTGREGCLSVPGRQGVVTRPMKIKARFQDKNGDSYELETEGFEARAICHELDHLDGTLYIDVMDRELTEEEIQGHIPEDGEQ; the protein is encoded by the coding sequence ATGGCGATTCGGAAAATTGTTACCCTGGGGGATGACGCACTGAGAAAGCATTGCAAGCCGCAGGAGAAATTTGACAAACGGCTTGCGACGCTCCTGAAGGATATGGCTGACACGATGTACAAGGCCGAAGGCGTCGGCCTTGCTGCTCCGCAGGTGGGTATCCTGCGCAGGATTGCCGTGGTGGACGTTACAGAAGACCACAGCGGCCTGCTGGAAATGGTCAATCCTGAAATCATTGAGCGGGAAGGCGAGCAGACGGGCCGGGAAGGCTGCCTGAGCGTACCCGGAAGACAGGGTGTTGTGACCCGTCCGATGAAGATCAAAGCCAGGTTCCAGGACAAAAACGGCGACAGCTATGAACTGGAAACCGAGGGATTTGAGGCAAGGGCAATCTGCCATGAACTCGATCACCTGGACGGAACGCTTTACATTGACGTCATGGACAGGGAACTGACAGAAGAGGAGATTCAGGGACATATTCCGGAGGATGGCGAACAGTGA
- a CDS encoding methionyl-tRNA formyltransferase: MRIVFMGTPEFAVEPLKALIREGYEIAGVFTQPDRPKGRGKKMVPGPVKIAAEEAGIPVFQPERIRKTGVDDLKNLKPDLCVTAAFGQILSQEILDIPPLGNINVHASLLPKHRGAAPIAYAIMNGERLAGVTTMFMDAGIDTGDMLLQENTEIGESETCGELTERLSRIGADLLIRTVRQLEAGTLVRYPQKHEEMTYDPMLEKTMGIADFAEDHNLVRGRINGLNPWPCVSVPVQGERLKLLRAVNCEGAGEAGTVIKADPKNGLIIACGQGAVRILEVQAPGGKRMRAEDYLRGHGIPEGTNLKEDMQ; this comes from the coding sequence GTGAGAATTGTTTTTATGGGTACGCCGGAGTTTGCTGTGGAGCCGCTGAAGGCTCTGATCCGGGAAGGATATGAGATTGCCGGCGTGTTTACACAGCCAGACCGCCCGAAGGGACGCGGCAAAAAGATGGTTCCGGGTCCTGTAAAGATTGCGGCTGAAGAAGCGGGTATTCCCGTATTTCAGCCTGAACGGATCCGGAAAACAGGTGTGGATGATCTGAAGAACCTGAAGCCTGATCTCTGCGTGACAGCGGCATTCGGCCAGATCCTGAGCCAGGAAATACTGGATATTCCGCCCCTTGGCAATATCAACGTACATGCGTCCCTGCTCCCGAAACATCGGGGAGCTGCACCGATTGCCTATGCCATCATGAACGGTGAACGGCTGGCAGGAGTGACGACCATGTTCATGGATGCCGGGATCGACACAGGCGATATGCTGCTTCAGGAAAACACAGAGATCGGAGAGAGTGAAACCTGCGGGGAGCTGACAGAACGGCTGAGCCGGATCGGAGCGGATCTTCTGATCCGCACAGTTCGCCAGCTGGAGGCAGGGACACTGGTAAGATATCCACAGAAGCATGAAGAGATGACCTACGATCCCATGCTGGAAAAGACGATGGGGATTGCCGATTTTGCAGAGGATCACAATCTGGTCCGCGGAAGAATAAACGGACTGAACCCCTGGCCCTGTGTCAGCGTACCGGTTCAGGGAGAAAGGCTGAAACTGCTCCGGGCTGTGAACTGTGAAGGAGCCGGTGAAGCCGGTACAGTGATCAAAGCGGATCCGAAAAACGGGCTGATCATTGCCTGTGGACAGGGAGCTGTAAGAATCCTGGAAGTGCAGGCACCCGGCGGAAAGCGCATGAGAGCTGAAGACTACCTGCGGGGTCACGGCATTCCGGAGGGGACAAATCTGAAAGAGGATATGCAATGA